A region of Candidatus Diapherotrites archaeon DNA encodes the following proteins:
- a CDS encoding 30S ribosomal protein S12, producing MAKGENAARSLEKKRKQQKWRKRPYRERMHRNKKPKAEILEGSPQAKGIVIEKRGVTARQPNSGIRKCVRVQLIKNGRQVTALAPFDGAIKHIDEHDEVLIEGLGGRKGGSPGDLWGVKFKVIQVNGQSLEMLRKGKKEKVKR from the coding sequence ATGGCGAAAGGCGAAAACGCGGCAAGGTCGCTTGAAAAAAAGAGGAAACAGCAGAAGTGGAGAAAGCGCCCTTACAGGGAAAGGATGCACAGGAACAAGAAGCCGAAAGCCGAAATACTGGAAGGAAGCCCGCAGGCAAAGGGCATTGTCATAGAAAAAAGGGGTGTCACTGCAAGACAGCCGAACTCGGGCATAAGGAAATGCGTGAGGGTCCAGCTGATAAAGAACGGAAGGCAGGTTACAGCGCTTGCGCCGTTCGACGGAGCGATAAAGCACATTGACGAGCACGATGAAGTGCTCATTGAAGGCCTTGGCGGCAGGAAAGGCGGTTCGCCGGGCGACCTTTGGGGCGTCAAGTTCAAGGTCATACAGGTCAACGGGCAAAGCCTTGAGATGCTGAGAAAGGGCAAGAAGGAAAAAGTGAAAAGGTAA
- a CDS encoding NusA-like transcription termination signal-binding factor gives MKLGLEEIMLMNALEKISGVGARDCIVDGSTVSFLVWGKDVGRAIGKGAQNVKRLSERLGKKIEIVEYSKSPERFFKKALAPMAVEGVESRRGESGKAVSVRISSESRRTLMESKKKVARVREIAKRNYGFEEVRIR, from the coding sequence ATGAAGCTTGGCTTAGAGGAGATAATGCTGATGAACGCGCTTGAAAAAATTTCGGGTGTCGGGGCAAGGGACTGCATTGTTGACGGTTCCACTGTCTCTTTCCTTGTCTGGGGAAAAGATGTGGGCAGGGCAATCGGCAAGGGCGCCCAGAACGTGAAAAGGCTCTCCGAAAGGCTTGGAAAAAAAATCGAGATAGTCGAATATTCGAAGAGCCCTGAAAGGTTTTTCAAAAAGGCCTTGGCGCCGATGGCGGTTGAAGGCGTTGAATCGCGCAGGGGCGAAAGCGGAAAGGCAGTGTCGGTCAGGATTTCCTCGGAAAGCAGGAGAACCCTCATGGAGTCGAAAAAAAAGGTTGCCAGGGTAAGGGAAATAGCAAAGCGCAATTACGGTTTTGAGGAAGTAAGAATACGGTGA
- a CDS encoding 30S ribosomal protein S7 has protein sequence MAEHQQAQATAKPLVFNKWDTNVKISDLGLARYISLDSRIVPHTFGRSTRGRFEKGKANVVERLVNKVMRSGQGKRKLSGKYVRGRGSCGKKLQALEIVETAFEKIERQTKENPVQTLVRAIENSAPREDVTRIKRGGISYAQAVDIAPLKRVDESLKNLALAGFGNSFNNPKSAADALADEIIAASKNDAKSLAIKRRDEVERIAKSSR, from the coding sequence ATGGCGGAACACCAGCAGGCGCAGGCAACGGCAAAACCCCTTGTGTTCAACAAGTGGGACACAAACGTCAAGATTTCGGATTTGGGTCTGGCACGGTACATCAGCCTTGACTCGCGCATTGTTCCGCACACTTTCGGCAGGAGCACGCGCGGGCGCTTTGAAAAAGGAAAGGCGAACGTCGTTGAAAGGCTTGTAAACAAGGTCATGAGAAGCGGCCAGGGCAAAAGAAAACTCAGCGGAAAGTATGTGAGGGGAAGGGGCAGCTGCGGAAAAAAACTGCAGGCCCTTGAAATAGTCGAAACCGCGTTCGAAAAAATCGAAAGGCAGACAAAGGAAAACCCCGTGCAGACGCTTGTCAGGGCGATTGAAAACTCGGCTCCGCGCGAAGACGTTACGCGCATAAAGCGCGGCGGAATAAGCTACGCGCAGGCAGTCGACATAGCGCCATTGAAAAGGGTCGACGAATCACTGAAGAACCTCGCCTTGGCGGGCTTCGGCAACTCGTTCAACAACCCGAAAAGCGCGGCGGACGCGCTGGCCGACGAAATCATTGCAGCGTCAAAGAACGACGCGAAAAGCCTTGCAATCAAAAGGCGCGATGAAGTCGAGCGCATAGCGAAAAGCTCAAGGTAA
- a CDS encoding 50S ribosomal protein L30e, translating to MAEVDAKREIRRAVDTGKVVFGVRQSEKSVLGGKGALVVVSLDSPVTVKEKIRNLGKTCNVPVFEFEGTGLSLGSVCGKPFVISTLTVEETGKSRVLDIIAK from the coding sequence ATGGCAGAAGTTGACGCGAAAAGGGAAATACGCAGGGCCGTGGACACCGGAAAGGTTGTTTTCGGCGTGAGGCAGAGCGAGAAAAGCGTGCTAGGCGGAAAAGGCGCGCTTGTCGTAGTGAGCCTCGACTCGCCCGTGACGGTCAAGGAAAAAATCCGGAATCTCGGAAAAACCTGCAACGTCCCGGTTTTCGAGTTCGAAGGAACGGGGCTTTCGCTCGGTTCGGTCTGCGGAAAGCCTTTTGTGATTTCAACTCTCACCGTGGAAGAAACGGGCAAGAGCAGGGTCTTGGACATAATTGCAAAGTGA